A genome region from Brienomyrus brachyistius isolate T26 chromosome 23, BBRACH_0.4, whole genome shotgun sequence includes the following:
- the sgo1 gene encoding shugoshin 1 isoform X3 yields the protein MYTTMARERVNKKSYQESLQNIKGKMKEKRNTRLSIACAASRGVSKMKNKIASNNQTILKNVQSNNKALALALQAEKEKVRQAQVIILQMKKEQQALMLHILLMKKKLKDYEALTNARNLTAEVSLGHPPSLHSLARDTLNCDGKEPTDPREPLPKDASPHPGSLVGTACSDQAMLPRTVTSRRRRPEIRRSSARRRSLHERNIPVSSDSPVLKENGNAHLDEKPAESAAPQVPVEDLDTFSMEVRAAEQSTPKAPTRARQDAQKKQQAGPKNRPERGRKPDRVPLKKPWESSKSRARSRSRDRSNTRRKPTPAEKLNVSLGGNDTFDFDCEESVHVTPFRAAVKATDEDGPETPIRLGTTVPEEDGVPSKLPGPAPVPPASWDTSDSESSSCEDQDDSLYMPRKRTRHPAGAGRDRAQSPPRRARSKRRSALLVRALGKENVSPTQPQAQARKREKQRIFQAVPCDVKAVPAFDPMEVSFQTPGLQPAEQVEDNLSGEQNAAALIPDVPAVREAVLREDGALRTFTAQANAPPGRENYIPETMQKKIRKTFRKSSVGRPRPSSTDSTPVLARKRRCTITVDYKEPTLSVKLRRGDRFTDTKFLCSPIFKQKSRRSLKKQPKLEKYNESFVGCR from the exons AT GTACACCACCATGGCGAGGGAGCGGGTCAACAAGAAGTCCTACCAGGAAAGTCTGCAGAACATTAAAGGaaagatgaaagaaaaaaggaaCACGCGACTGTCCATCGCGTGTGCAGCCAGCAGGGGCGTGtccaaaatgaaaaataaaatcgcCA GTAACAACCAAACTATACTAAAAAACGTCCAATCCAACAACAAAGCTCTGGCTTTGGCACTCCAGGCAGAGAAGGAGAAGGTGCGACAGGCCCAAGTGATAATCTTGCAGATGAAGAAGGAACAACAGGCATTGATGCTCCACATCCTGCTAATGAAGAAGAAGCTGAAAGACTATGAAGCTCTAACCAATGCGCGG AATTTAACCGCAGAGGTCTCTCTGGGTCATCCTCCCTCTCTCCATTCCCTAGCCAG GGATACTCTGAATTGTGACGGCAAAGAGCCAACAGACCCACGGGAGCCTTTGCCGAAAG ATGCATCTCCCCATCCAGGCAGTCTCGTCGGTACTGCTTGTAGTGACCAGGCCATGTTGCCGAGGACTGTGACGTCACGGCGACGGCGGCCCGAGATCAGGAGAAGTTCCGCTCGAAGGCGGTCGCTGCATGAGCGAAACATTCCGGTGTCGTCGGATTCTCCTGTGCTGAAAGAGAATGGGAATGCGCATTTGGACGAGAAGCCGGCAGAGTCTGCAGCCCCACAGGTGCCTGTGGAGGACCTGGACACTTTCTCCATGGAGGTGAGGGCAGCTGAGCAATCTACACCCAAGGCCCCCACCCGGGCTCGCCAGGATGCACagaagaagcagcaggcggggccCAAAAACAGGCCGGAGagagggcggaaaccggaccgAGTGCCACTGAAGAAGCCCTGGGAGAGCAGCAAATCCAGGGCCCGGTCCAGGAGCCGGGATCGGTCCAACACGAGGAGGAAGCCAACCCCTGCCGAGAAGCTTAATGTGTCCCTGGGTGGAAATGACACTTTTGACTTTGACTGTGAGGAGAGTGTACACGTGACACCCTTCAGGGCTGCAGTTAAAGCCACAGATGAGGACGGCCCAGAGACGCCCATCCGGCTGGGCACCACTGTGCCGGAGGAAGATGGGGTGCCTTCCAAACTCCCCGGCccggctccagtccccccagcTTCTTGGGACACCTCGGACTCGGAGTCTAGCTCATGTGAGGATCAGGACGACAGCTTGTACATGCCACGCAAAAGGACCAGGCATCCTGCCGGGGCTGGGAGGGACAGAGCCCAGAGTCCGCCGCGGAGAGCCAGGTCCAAGAGGAGGTCTGCTCTGCTGGTGAGGGCACTAGGGAAGGAGAACGTCTCACCAACCCAGCCCCAGGCTCAGG CTCggaaaagggaaaaacaaagAATTTTCCaagctgtaccctgtgatgtaaAAGCTGTTCCTGCATTTGACCCCATGGAGGTGTCCTTCCAAACTCCAGGTCTTCAGCCTGCGGAGCAGGTAGAGGACAACCTCTCCG GTGAGCAGAACGCGGCGGCTCTGATCCCCGATGTGCCAGCCGTACGGGAGGCTGTTCTTCGTGAAGACGGTGCCCTCCGCACGTTCACCGCCCAGGCTAATGCCCCCCCGGGCCGCGAGAACTATATCCCAGAGACGATGCAGAAGAAGATCAGAAAAA CCTTCCGAAAGTCCTCAGTTGGTAGGCCACGCCCCTCCAGCACAGACTCCACCCCTGTGCTGGCCCGTAAGCGTCGCTGCACCATCACCGTGGACTACAAGGAGCCCACGCTCAGTGT GAAGCTTCGCCGAGGAGACCGGTTTACGGACACCAAGTTCCTGTGCTCGCCCATATTCAAGCAGAAGTCCAGGAGGTCGCTGAAGAAGCAACCGAAACTGGAGAAGTACAACGAATCCTTTGTTGGTTGTCGTTGA
- the sgo1 gene encoding shugoshin 1 isoform X2, protein MARERVNKKSYQESLQNIKGKMKEKRNTRLSIACAASRGVSKMKNKIASNNQTILKNVQSNNKALALALQAEKEKVRQAQVIILQMKKEQQALMLHILLMKKKLKDYEALTNARNLTAEVSLGHPPSLHSLARDTLNCDGKEPTDPREPLPKDASPHPGSLVGTACSDQAMLPRTVTSRRRRPEIRRSSARRRSLHERNIPVSSDSPVLKENGNAHLDEKPAESAAPQVPVEDLDTFSMEVRAAEQSTPKAPTRARQDAQKKQQAGPKNRPERGRKPDRVPLKKPWESSKSRARSRSRDRSNTRRKPTPAEKLNVSLGGNDTFDFDCEESVHVTPFRAAVKATDEDGPETPIRLGTTVPEEDGVPSKLPGPAPVPPASWDTSDSESSSCEDQDDSLYMPRKRTRHPAGAGRDRAQSPPRRARSKRRSALLVRALGKENVSPTQPQAQARKREKQRIFQAVPCDVKAVPAFDPMEVSFQTPGLQPAEQVEDNLSGEQNAAALIPDVPAVREAVLREDGALRTFTAQANAPPGRENYIPETMQKKIRKSRLWVRASCRTTPCDVTNLSSAAFRKSSVGRPRPSSTDSTPVLARKRRCTITVDYKEPTLSVKLRRGDRFTDTKFLCSPIFKQKSRRSLKKQPKLEKYNESFVGCR, encoded by the exons ATGGCGAGGGAGCGGGTCAACAAGAAGTCCTACCAGGAAAGTCTGCAGAACATTAAAGGaaagatgaaagaaaaaaggaaCACGCGACTGTCCATCGCGTGTGCAGCCAGCAGGGGCGTGtccaaaatgaaaaataaaatcgcCA GTAACAACCAAACTATACTAAAAAACGTCCAATCCAACAACAAAGCTCTGGCTTTGGCACTCCAGGCAGAGAAGGAGAAGGTGCGACAGGCCCAAGTGATAATCTTGCAGATGAAGAAGGAACAACAGGCATTGATGCTCCACATCCTGCTAATGAAGAAGAAGCTGAAAGACTATGAAGCTCTAACCAATGCGCGG AATTTAACCGCAGAGGTCTCTCTGGGTCATCCTCCCTCTCTCCATTCCCTAGCCAG GGATACTCTGAATTGTGACGGCAAAGAGCCAACAGACCCACGGGAGCCTTTGCCGAAAG ATGCATCTCCCCATCCAGGCAGTCTCGTCGGTACTGCTTGTAGTGACCAGGCCATGTTGCCGAGGACTGTGACGTCACGGCGACGGCGGCCCGAGATCAGGAGAAGTTCCGCTCGAAGGCGGTCGCTGCATGAGCGAAACATTCCGGTGTCGTCGGATTCTCCTGTGCTGAAAGAGAATGGGAATGCGCATTTGGACGAGAAGCCGGCAGAGTCTGCAGCCCCACAGGTGCCTGTGGAGGACCTGGACACTTTCTCCATGGAGGTGAGGGCAGCTGAGCAATCTACACCCAAGGCCCCCACCCGGGCTCGCCAGGATGCACagaagaagcagcaggcggggccCAAAAACAGGCCGGAGagagggcggaaaccggaccgAGTGCCACTGAAGAAGCCCTGGGAGAGCAGCAAATCCAGGGCCCGGTCCAGGAGCCGGGATCGGTCCAACACGAGGAGGAAGCCAACCCCTGCCGAGAAGCTTAATGTGTCCCTGGGTGGAAATGACACTTTTGACTTTGACTGTGAGGAGAGTGTACACGTGACACCCTTCAGGGCTGCAGTTAAAGCCACAGATGAGGACGGCCCAGAGACGCCCATCCGGCTGGGCACCACTGTGCCGGAGGAAGATGGGGTGCCTTCCAAACTCCCCGGCccggctccagtccccccagcTTCTTGGGACACCTCGGACTCGGAGTCTAGCTCATGTGAGGATCAGGACGACAGCTTGTACATGCCACGCAAAAGGACCAGGCATCCTGCCGGGGCTGGGAGGGACAGAGCCCAGAGTCCGCCGCGGAGAGCCAGGTCCAAGAGGAGGTCTGCTCTGCTGGTGAGGGCACTAGGGAAGGAGAACGTCTCACCAACCCAGCCCCAGGCTCAGG CTCggaaaagggaaaaacaaagAATTTTCCaagctgtaccctgtgatgtaaAAGCTGTTCCTGCATTTGACCCCATGGAGGTGTCCTTCCAAACTCCAGGTCTTCAGCCTGCGGAGCAGGTAGAGGACAACCTCTCCG GTGAGCAGAACGCGGCGGCTCTGATCCCCGATGTGCCAGCCGTACGGGAGGCTGTTCTTCGTGAAGACGGTGCCCTCCGCACGTTCACCGCCCAGGCTAATGCCCCCCCGGGCCGCGAGAACTATATCCCAGAGACGATGCAGAAGAAGATCAGAAAAA GCAGGCTGTGGGTCCGGGCCAGCTGCAGGACGACTCCATGTGACGTGACAAATCTCTCTTCTGCAGCCTTCCGAAAGTCCTCAGTTGGTAGGCCACGCCCCTCCAGCACAGACTCCACCCCTGTGCTGGCCCGTAAGCGTCGCTGCACCATCACCGTGGACTACAAGGAGCCCACGCTCAGTGT GAAGCTTCGCCGAGGAGACCGGTTTACGGACACCAAGTTCCTGTGCTCGCCCATATTCAAGCAGAAGTCCAGGAGGTCGCTGAAGAAGCAACCGAAACTGGAGAAGTACAACGAATCCTTTGTTGGTTGTCGTTGA
- the kat2b gene encoding histone acetyltransferase KAT2B isoform X2 produces MSESTGTQQGSPAVGAAGSTPAAPGAGGTECSGATAGSDSIAVKKAQLCSSPRPKKLEKLGVYSSCKAEGACKCNGWKSQNPPPTPPSTDQQSAAVNLTEPCRSCTHALADHVTHLENVSEEEMNRLLGIVLDVEYLYTCVHREEDPDTKQVYFSLFKLLRKCILQMGKPVVKGALESPPFEKPSIEQGVNNFVQYKFSHLPSKERQTIVELAKMFLNQINYLPLESPSQRRQRPPGDDAAGYKVNYTRWLCYCKVPQFCDSLPRYETTQVFGRTLLRSVFTAMRKQLLEQARQEKDKLPPEKRTLILTHFPKFLSMLEEEVYSHNSPIWSEEFLEGTSGSQVPVHTVISAPPRPLPYSTSPLTVDHLNCGSVSPVRKPVQFLEPSRGEKRKPADSLMHEEAKRPKVMGDIPLDLINEVMSTITDPSMLGPETSLLSAHSARDEAARLEERRGVIEFHVIGNSLNQKPNKKVMMWLVGLQNVFSHQLPRMPKEYITRLVFDPKHKTLSLIKDGRVIGGICFRMFPSQGFTEIVFCAVTSNEQVKGYGTHLMNHLKEYHIKHEILSFLTYADEYAIGYFKKQGFSKDIKVPKAKFVGYIKDYEGATLMGCELNPSIPYTEFSVIIKKQKEIIKKLIERKQAQIRKVYPGLSCFKEGVRQIPIESIPGIRETGWKPTEKGKEVKDPDQLYGTLKNILQHVKNHQNAWPFMEPVKKTEAPGYYQVIRFPMDLKTMSERLRSRYYTTKKLFMADMQRIFTNCREYNPPESEYYKCANLLEKFFYNKIKEAGLIEK; encoded by the exons ATGTCCGAGAGCACCGGCACGCAGCAGGGCTCTCCGGCAGTAGGAGCGGCGGGTTCGACTCCTGCGGCTCCCGGAGCTGGAGGAACGGAGTGCTCCGGTGCAACTGCTGGATCTGATAGTATTGCCGTGAAAAAGGCGCAGCTCTGCTCCTCTCCGCGTCCGAAGAAACTAGAGAAACTCGGCGTGTACTCCTCCTGCAAG GCCGAGGGAGCATGCAAATGCAATGGCTGGAAGAGCCAGAATCCCCCACCGACACCTCCGAGCACAGACCAGCAGTCTGCAGCCGTGAACCTGACTGAGCCTTGCCGCAGCTGTACTCATGCACTAG CTGACCATGTGACTCACTTGGAGAACGTGTCAGAGGAGGAGATGAACAGGCTGCTGGGGATCGTCCTGGATGTGGAGTACCTCTACACCTGTGTGCACAGGGAGGAAGATCCGGACACTAAACAAGTGTActtctctctcttcaaa CTCCTGAGAAAGTGCATTTTACAGATGGGTAAGCCAGTGGTGAAAGGAGCCTTGGAGAGCCCGCCTTTCGAAAAGCCCAGCATTGAACAG GGGGTAAATAACTTTGTTCAGTACAAGTTCAGCCACCTCCCCAGCAAGGAGAGGCAGACCATCGTAGAACTGGCAAAGATGTTCCTCAACCAGATCAACTACCTACCGCTAGAGTCGCCGTCTCAGAGGAGACAGCGGCCGCCAGGCGACGACGCCGCCGGGTACAAGGTCAACTACACCAG GTGGCTGTGCTACTGCAAAGTGCCGCAGTTCTGCGACAGCCTGCCGCGGTACGAGACGACGCAGGTGTTCGGCCGGACGCTGCTGCGCTCCGTGTTCACGGCGATGCGAAAGCAGCTGCTGGAGCAGGCGCGGCAGGAGAAGGACAAGCTGCCCCCGGAGAAGCGCACACTCATCCTCACGCATTTCCCCAA GTTCCTGTCCATGCTAGAAGAAGAGGTGTACAGCCACAACTCCCCCATCTGGAGCGAGGAGTTTCTCGAGGGGACGTCAGGTAGTCAGGTGCCCGTTCACACAG TGATCAGCGCACCTCCCAGACCACTTCCCTATAGCACAAGCCCACTGACTGTGGATCATCTGAACTGCGGGAGTGTCAGTCCAGTCCGCAAACCCGTGCAATTTCTTGAGCCCAGCCGAG GAGAGAAACGGAAGCCGGCAGATTCCCTCATGCACGAGGAGGCCAAGAGGCCGAAAGTGATGGGTGACATTCCGCTTGACCTGATTAATGAGGTCATGTCTACCATCACAGACCCTTCCATGCTTGGACCGGAG ACCAGTTTGCTGTCGGCCCACTCGGCACGAGACGAGGCTGCCCGGCTTGAGGAGCGCCGCGGTGTGATCGAGTTCCACGTCATTGGGAACTCGCTCAACCAGAAGCCCAACAAGAAGGTCATGATGTGGCTGGTGGGCTTACAGAACGTCTTCTCCCACCAGCTGCCCCGCATGCCCAAAGAGTACATCACCAGGCTGGTGTTCGACCC GAAACACAAGACGCTATCGCTCATCAAAGATGGCAGAGTGATTGGGGGCATCTGCTTCCGGATGTTTCCGTCCCAGGGGTTTACTGAGATTGTCTTCTGCGCGGTCACCTCCAACGAACAGGTCAAG GGTTACGGGACTCATCTGATGAACCACCTGAAGGAATATCACATCAAACACGAGATCCTCAGTTTCCTCACCTACGCAGACGAGTATGCCATCGGCTACTTCAAGAAGCAG GGCTTCTCTAAAGACATCAAAGTGCCCAAAGCAAAGTTTGTGGGCTATATCAAGGACTACGAGGGAGCCACACTGATGGGGTGTGAGCTGAACCCCAGCATCCCTTACACGGAGTTCTCCGTCATCATCAAGAAGCAGAAGGAG ATCATCAAGAAGCTGATTGAGCGCAAGCAGGCACAGATCCGAAAGGTGTACCCTGGGCTTTCCTGTTTTAAGGAAGGCGTCCGGCAGATTCCGATAGAGAGCATTCCTGGAATAC GTGAAACCGGCTGGAAGCCCACAGAGAAAGG AAAGGAAGTGAAGGACCCAGATCAACTATATGGCACTTTGAAGAACATTCTGCAGCATGTGAAG aACCACCAAAATGCTTGGCCTTTCATGgaaccggtgaagaaaacagaggCTCCAGGGTACTACCAGGTCATCCGCTTCCCCATGG ACCTGAAGACCATGAGTGAGCGCCTGAGGAGCAGATACTACACAACCAAGAAGCTGTTCATGGCAGACATGCAGCGCATCTTCACCAACTGCCGCGAGTACAACCCCCCGGAGAGCGAATACTACAAGTGCGCCAACCTTCTGGAGAAGTTCTTCTACAACAAGATTAAAGAGGCAGGCCTGATTGAGAAGTAA
- the kat2b gene encoding histone acetyltransferase KAT2B isoform X1 yields MSESTGTQQGSPAVGAAGSTPAAPGAGGTECSGATAGSDSIAVKKAQLCSSPRPKKLEKLGVYSSCKAEGACKCNGWKSQNPPPTPPSTDQQSAAVNLTEPCRSCTHALADHVTHLENVSEEEMNRLLGIVLDVEYLYTCVHREEDPDTKQVYFSLFKLLRKCILQMGKPVVKGALESPPFEKPSIEQGVNNFVQYKFSHLPSKERQTIVELAKMFLNQINYLPLESPSQRRQRPPGDDAAGYKVNYTRWLCYCKVPQFCDSLPRYETTQVFGRTLLRSVFTAMRKQLLEQARQEKDKLPPEKRTLILTHFPKFLSMLEEEVYSHNSPIWSEEFLEGTSGSQVPVHTVISAPPRPLPYSTSPLTVDHLNCGSVSPVRKPVQFLEPSRAGEKRKPADSLMHEEAKRPKVMGDIPLDLINEVMSTITDPSMLGPETSLLSAHSARDEAARLEERRGVIEFHVIGNSLNQKPNKKVMMWLVGLQNVFSHQLPRMPKEYITRLVFDPKHKTLSLIKDGRVIGGICFRMFPSQGFTEIVFCAVTSNEQVKGYGTHLMNHLKEYHIKHEILSFLTYADEYAIGYFKKQGFSKDIKVPKAKFVGYIKDYEGATLMGCELNPSIPYTEFSVIIKKQKEIIKKLIERKQAQIRKVYPGLSCFKEGVRQIPIESIPGIRETGWKPTEKGKEVKDPDQLYGTLKNILQHVKNHQNAWPFMEPVKKTEAPGYYQVIRFPMDLKTMSERLRSRYYTTKKLFMADMQRIFTNCREYNPPESEYYKCANLLEKFFYNKIKEAGLIEK; encoded by the exons ATGTCCGAGAGCACCGGCACGCAGCAGGGCTCTCCGGCAGTAGGAGCGGCGGGTTCGACTCCTGCGGCTCCCGGAGCTGGAGGAACGGAGTGCTCCGGTGCAACTGCTGGATCTGATAGTATTGCCGTGAAAAAGGCGCAGCTCTGCTCCTCTCCGCGTCCGAAGAAACTAGAGAAACTCGGCGTGTACTCCTCCTGCAAG GCCGAGGGAGCATGCAAATGCAATGGCTGGAAGAGCCAGAATCCCCCACCGACACCTCCGAGCACAGACCAGCAGTCTGCAGCCGTGAACCTGACTGAGCCTTGCCGCAGCTGTACTCATGCACTAG CTGACCATGTGACTCACTTGGAGAACGTGTCAGAGGAGGAGATGAACAGGCTGCTGGGGATCGTCCTGGATGTGGAGTACCTCTACACCTGTGTGCACAGGGAGGAAGATCCGGACACTAAACAAGTGTActtctctctcttcaaa CTCCTGAGAAAGTGCATTTTACAGATGGGTAAGCCAGTGGTGAAAGGAGCCTTGGAGAGCCCGCCTTTCGAAAAGCCCAGCATTGAACAG GGGGTAAATAACTTTGTTCAGTACAAGTTCAGCCACCTCCCCAGCAAGGAGAGGCAGACCATCGTAGAACTGGCAAAGATGTTCCTCAACCAGATCAACTACCTACCGCTAGAGTCGCCGTCTCAGAGGAGACAGCGGCCGCCAGGCGACGACGCCGCCGGGTACAAGGTCAACTACACCAG GTGGCTGTGCTACTGCAAAGTGCCGCAGTTCTGCGACAGCCTGCCGCGGTACGAGACGACGCAGGTGTTCGGCCGGACGCTGCTGCGCTCCGTGTTCACGGCGATGCGAAAGCAGCTGCTGGAGCAGGCGCGGCAGGAGAAGGACAAGCTGCCCCCGGAGAAGCGCACACTCATCCTCACGCATTTCCCCAA GTTCCTGTCCATGCTAGAAGAAGAGGTGTACAGCCACAACTCCCCCATCTGGAGCGAGGAGTTTCTCGAGGGGACGTCAGGTAGTCAGGTGCCCGTTCACACAG TGATCAGCGCACCTCCCAGACCACTTCCCTATAGCACAAGCCCACTGACTGTGGATCATCTGAACTGCGGGAGTGTCAGTCCAGTCCGCAAACCCGTGCAATTTCTTGAGCCCAGCCGAG CAGGAGAGAAACGGAAGCCGGCAGATTCCCTCATGCACGAGGAGGCCAAGAGGCCGAAAGTGATGGGTGACATTCCGCTTGACCTGATTAATGAGGTCATGTCTACCATCACAGACCCTTCCATGCTTGGACCGGAG ACCAGTTTGCTGTCGGCCCACTCGGCACGAGACGAGGCTGCCCGGCTTGAGGAGCGCCGCGGTGTGATCGAGTTCCACGTCATTGGGAACTCGCTCAACCAGAAGCCCAACAAGAAGGTCATGATGTGGCTGGTGGGCTTACAGAACGTCTTCTCCCACCAGCTGCCCCGCATGCCCAAAGAGTACATCACCAGGCTGGTGTTCGACCC GAAACACAAGACGCTATCGCTCATCAAAGATGGCAGAGTGATTGGGGGCATCTGCTTCCGGATGTTTCCGTCCCAGGGGTTTACTGAGATTGTCTTCTGCGCGGTCACCTCCAACGAACAGGTCAAG GGTTACGGGACTCATCTGATGAACCACCTGAAGGAATATCACATCAAACACGAGATCCTCAGTTTCCTCACCTACGCAGACGAGTATGCCATCGGCTACTTCAAGAAGCAG GGCTTCTCTAAAGACATCAAAGTGCCCAAAGCAAAGTTTGTGGGCTATATCAAGGACTACGAGGGAGCCACACTGATGGGGTGTGAGCTGAACCCCAGCATCCCTTACACGGAGTTCTCCGTCATCATCAAGAAGCAGAAGGAG ATCATCAAGAAGCTGATTGAGCGCAAGCAGGCACAGATCCGAAAGGTGTACCCTGGGCTTTCCTGTTTTAAGGAAGGCGTCCGGCAGATTCCGATAGAGAGCATTCCTGGAATAC GTGAAACCGGCTGGAAGCCCACAGAGAAAGG AAAGGAAGTGAAGGACCCAGATCAACTATATGGCACTTTGAAGAACATTCTGCAGCATGTGAAG aACCACCAAAATGCTTGGCCTTTCATGgaaccggtgaagaaaacagaggCTCCAGGGTACTACCAGGTCATCCGCTTCCCCATGG ACCTGAAGACCATGAGTGAGCGCCTGAGGAGCAGATACTACACAACCAAGAAGCTGTTCATGGCAGACATGCAGCGCATCTTCACCAACTGCCGCGAGTACAACCCCCCGGAGAGCGAATACTACAAGTGCGCCAACCTTCTGGAGAAGTTCTTCTACAACAAGATTAAAGAGGCAGGCCTGATTGAGAAGTAA
- the sgo1 gene encoding shugoshin 1 isoform X1: protein MYTTMARERVNKKSYQESLQNIKGKMKEKRNTRLSIACAASRGVSKMKNKIASNNQTILKNVQSNNKALALALQAEKEKVRQAQVIILQMKKEQQALMLHILLMKKKLKDYEALTNARNLTAEVSLGHPPSLHSLARDTLNCDGKEPTDPREPLPKDASPHPGSLVGTACSDQAMLPRTVTSRRRRPEIRRSSARRRSLHERNIPVSSDSPVLKENGNAHLDEKPAESAAPQVPVEDLDTFSMEVRAAEQSTPKAPTRARQDAQKKQQAGPKNRPERGRKPDRVPLKKPWESSKSRARSRSRDRSNTRRKPTPAEKLNVSLGGNDTFDFDCEESVHVTPFRAAVKATDEDGPETPIRLGTTVPEEDGVPSKLPGPAPVPPASWDTSDSESSSCEDQDDSLYMPRKRTRHPAGAGRDRAQSPPRRARSKRRSALLVRALGKENVSPTQPQAQARKREKQRIFQAVPCDVKAVPAFDPMEVSFQTPGLQPAEQVEDNLSGEQNAAALIPDVPAVREAVLREDGALRTFTAQANAPPGRENYIPETMQKKIRKSRLWVRASCRTTPCDVTNLSSAAFRKSSVGRPRPSSTDSTPVLARKRRCTITVDYKEPTLSVKLRRGDRFTDTKFLCSPIFKQKSRRSLKKQPKLEKYNESFVGCR from the exons AT GTACACCACCATGGCGAGGGAGCGGGTCAACAAGAAGTCCTACCAGGAAAGTCTGCAGAACATTAAAGGaaagatgaaagaaaaaaggaaCACGCGACTGTCCATCGCGTGTGCAGCCAGCAGGGGCGTGtccaaaatgaaaaataaaatcgcCA GTAACAACCAAACTATACTAAAAAACGTCCAATCCAACAACAAAGCTCTGGCTTTGGCACTCCAGGCAGAGAAGGAGAAGGTGCGACAGGCCCAAGTGATAATCTTGCAGATGAAGAAGGAACAACAGGCATTGATGCTCCACATCCTGCTAATGAAGAAGAAGCTGAAAGACTATGAAGCTCTAACCAATGCGCGG AATTTAACCGCAGAGGTCTCTCTGGGTCATCCTCCCTCTCTCCATTCCCTAGCCAG GGATACTCTGAATTGTGACGGCAAAGAGCCAACAGACCCACGGGAGCCTTTGCCGAAAG ATGCATCTCCCCATCCAGGCAGTCTCGTCGGTACTGCTTGTAGTGACCAGGCCATGTTGCCGAGGACTGTGACGTCACGGCGACGGCGGCCCGAGATCAGGAGAAGTTCCGCTCGAAGGCGGTCGCTGCATGAGCGAAACATTCCGGTGTCGTCGGATTCTCCTGTGCTGAAAGAGAATGGGAATGCGCATTTGGACGAGAAGCCGGCAGAGTCTGCAGCCCCACAGGTGCCTGTGGAGGACCTGGACACTTTCTCCATGGAGGTGAGGGCAGCTGAGCAATCTACACCCAAGGCCCCCACCCGGGCTCGCCAGGATGCACagaagaagcagcaggcggggccCAAAAACAGGCCGGAGagagggcggaaaccggaccgAGTGCCACTGAAGAAGCCCTGGGAGAGCAGCAAATCCAGGGCCCGGTCCAGGAGCCGGGATCGGTCCAACACGAGGAGGAAGCCAACCCCTGCCGAGAAGCTTAATGTGTCCCTGGGTGGAAATGACACTTTTGACTTTGACTGTGAGGAGAGTGTACACGTGACACCCTTCAGGGCTGCAGTTAAAGCCACAGATGAGGACGGCCCAGAGACGCCCATCCGGCTGGGCACCACTGTGCCGGAGGAAGATGGGGTGCCTTCCAAACTCCCCGGCccggctccagtccccccagcTTCTTGGGACACCTCGGACTCGGAGTCTAGCTCATGTGAGGATCAGGACGACAGCTTGTACATGCCACGCAAAAGGACCAGGCATCCTGCCGGGGCTGGGAGGGACAGAGCCCAGAGTCCGCCGCGGAGAGCCAGGTCCAAGAGGAGGTCTGCTCTGCTGGTGAGGGCACTAGGGAAGGAGAACGTCTCACCAACCCAGCCCCAGGCTCAGG CTCggaaaagggaaaaacaaagAATTTTCCaagctgtaccctgtgatgtaaAAGCTGTTCCTGCATTTGACCCCATGGAGGTGTCCTTCCAAACTCCAGGTCTTCAGCCTGCGGAGCAGGTAGAGGACAACCTCTCCG GTGAGCAGAACGCGGCGGCTCTGATCCCCGATGTGCCAGCCGTACGGGAGGCTGTTCTTCGTGAAGACGGTGCCCTCCGCACGTTCACCGCCCAGGCTAATGCCCCCCCGGGCCGCGAGAACTATATCCCAGAGACGATGCAGAAGAAGATCAGAAAAA GCAGGCTGTGGGTCCGGGCCAGCTGCAGGACGACTCCATGTGACGTGACAAATCTCTCTTCTGCAGCCTTCCGAAAGTCCTCAGTTGGTAGGCCACGCCCCTCCAGCACAGACTCCACCCCTGTGCTGGCCCGTAAGCGTCGCTGCACCATCACCGTGGACTACAAGGAGCCCACGCTCAGTGT GAAGCTTCGCCGAGGAGACCGGTTTACGGACACCAAGTTCCTGTGCTCGCCCATATTCAAGCAGAAGTCCAGGAGGTCGCTGAAGAAGCAACCGAAACTGGAGAAGTACAACGAATCCTTTGTTGGTTGTCGTTGA